In the Deltaproteobacteria bacterium genome, GGTTTGTCCGGGCATACAGAGCCGTCAGGTTGTAATAGGGCTGTTCCCATTGGGGCGAGGCTTCGATAGCCGCCTTGAATTGGGCCTCGGCTTTATCGTATTTCTCCTGCGCCATATAGACGTTGCCCAGCATGGACATCAGGAATGCGCTGTCCGGATCGTTTTTAAGCAGCTCGAGGCAGAAGGCTTCGGCTTTGTCCGGTTCCTTCGATCGAAGGTAGGTTTCGACGATGAGCGAGACGGGCGCCGCTTTGTCGCCTTTGAGGTCCATCCCTTTTTTGAAAAGCGAAACCGCTTCTTCCGGATGACCTAAGGCGAGCTTGAGTCTTCCGAGTTCGATATAGCCTGCATTTTCATCGGGATACGTGTCGATGATCTGCTTGAACAGTTGCTCCGCTTCGTCAGGCTTGTTCGATACGGCCAGAACCCCGCCTTTCTGCACCATCAGCCGGAGGTTGTTGGGGAGTTGTTCCAGCCCCTCGTTGATGATGTTCAGAGCATTTTCCCAATCCTTGTTCCGCTGGTAGTATCTGATCAACGCCAATCTCAAGGAAGGATCCTTGGGGAGCCGTTTGACGCCGCGTTTCAACTCGTCCACGGCCAACTCCTGATTTCCTGAAAACGCCAGCGCGTCCACCAACAGCAAGTAGCCCTGGGGCTCGTCCGGGAGTGTGTCCACCGCCTGCCTCAAGTGGATGATGGCGTCATCGAAGGCGCCCTTTCGGAGGAGAGCCCTGCCTTTCGCCAGATGGGCCCGAGCGTCGGCCGGCGCATCCGACAGCACCCGGTCCGCCACGGCCTCGGATTCCGACCAGTGACCCGTTGCGGCCAGCGCATCGCCCTTCTTGATAAGCGCCTGCTGAAGGATTTCCTTATCCGTTGTCCTCTGCGCGAAGGCGTCCAAGGTCTTGATTGCCTCGTCCGCGTTTCCCTGACTCATGTAGATATCGGCCAATGCCTCCGCCATTTTCCAGGAGTTGGGAAATCGTTCGATACCTTTTTGAAGGAGATCCCGGACGTCATTATATTTTTCTTCCTTGAACAGATAGCTCGAGTACGAGAGCACATAGGCCGGTTCTTCCGGATAGGTTTCCATCAGCCGATGAAACTCGGCTTCCGCCATATCCTTTTTCCCGGTGTCCAGATACAGTTTCGTAAGCAACAGATGGAAGGACGGGTCCTCCTTTTTTCGCTCGATCAGTTTCTTCACCTCTTCTTCGGCCTTGGGAAACTGGTTTTCTCTGAGAAACTGGTTGGTCAGAAGCAGGTAAGGAACCGGATTGTCCGGATCCGCTTCCTGATATTTGCGCAGGTACTCCTTCATACGGCCCGTCTCACCCGTCTGACTATACGCTCCCGCATAGGTCATGAGGGCGTCTTTTCCGACCATATCCGGATCGATCTTGTTTAGCGTGTCCAAGGCCTGCTCGGGCCGTTTGAGGACAAGACTTGCCTGCGCCTCGATCAAAAGAGCCCGAGGATTACCCGGCTCTTTCGCGAGAAGAGGCTGTATGGTCTCGAGGGCTTTTTCGGCTTGATTGGCCTTTACCAGCAGGCCGGCCATCTCCAGTCGAGCCGGGTCAAGGTTCTTGTCCAGTTCCAAGGCCTTCGCAAAACCGCCGTAACCGCCCCGGATGTCACCGTCCTTGAGAAGGGCGGTTCCGAGCTGATAATAGCCCTCGGCGTAATTGGGATCCAGTTGCAGGGCGTTGCGGAATTCGAGAATCGCTTTCTTGGTCTCTCCTTGCTCCAGCAAGGCTGCGCCCTTCTTTACAAAGGCATCCCGTTTTTCTTCTTTGCTTGAACAATGGGATAAAAACAGAGCCACCAACAGCATGCCTATCACAGGGAAAAGAGCATGTTTTCCCTTGCCGTGTCTGGTCCTCATGTCCGCTTCCTTTCTCTCGAGTGTTTCGCGCCTCCGGGCTCCTCTTGAACGGACATGCCGCGCTGCATGACGGAGGGACCCCGGGTGGACGGATCCATTATGAGCGTATATAAGTGCGAAGTTTCCTGCATACAACCGCACGAAAACACATGATCCAACGTTACATGCAGGGTGCTCCGGTGTCAACGATAACGATAGGGACGAAAAGTCCGCTCAGGAGGTATGAGAGGAAGACGTTGTTAAGCCTTTTCCCCTGAATGAGTGCTTCTAATAACCGGTGGGTGTCAGTGGTTCGCGCGTTCCAGGGCGTATCGAATCTCGTCACCGACCTTCTCAGCCGCTGCCTTGGGATCCTCCGCATCCCTTATGGGCCGTCCAACTACGATATAGTCGGCGCCGTTTTGGATCGCGTCAGCCGGAGTGGTGATCCGTTTCTGGTCGTCTTGGTTGATGACGCTCCAGGCAGGTCGGATGCCCGGGGTCACGACGATAAGATCGTTCCCCAGCGCCTTCTTGACTCTGGCCGCTTCGATCCCGGAACAGACCACGCCGGCGCAACCGGCGCGTTGAGCCATGCCGGCGCGCAGGAGCACGAGTTTCCCCGGATCGTTCTGAAATTCCGATCGAAAGCCCAAGTTCGTCAGGTCGTTGGTATCCAGGCTCGTCAGGACCGTGACGGCCAGAATCCGGGTCCGGCCGCGATTTTCTTCCGCCACGGTTGCCAGCAGACGTTCACCTTCGTCACAGTGAACCGTGACGAATTCCACGCCCAGTTCGCAAGCGGATCTGAAGGCGCCGCGCACGGTGGCCGGGATGTCGTGAAATTTCAAGTCCAGGAACAGCTTGGATTTAGGCGCCGCCGAGCGTATGCGGTCGAGTACGGATGGGCCTTCGCGGACGAACAGCTCGAGTCCCACCTTGAACACGCCCACCGCTTCGCCCAGCTTATTGGCGAGTGTCTCCGCGGAGCGGGCGTCGGGAACATCCAGAGGGAAGATGAGTCGGTCTGAAGGCTGTAAGTTGTCTATGGTGTTCTCGCTTTTCGCAAAGGTTATCGATCCGGTGAGGAACCACTCCGAGCAGCGCGTCCACAAAGAACGACGCCGGCAGACACAAATCGTGCCTCCGGCGCCGTTTCAAAACATTCAGTGCGTGCGCATTACGCGCAACCAACTACATTGGACATGAGTTGCTTGTCCGTATAGTGGTGTAATGTTATGGCTTTGCCGGGGCATTCCGATACGCAGACGCCACAACCGTGGCAAGCAGCGATGTCGATTTCCGCAACCCTGTCTTTGGTGACTCTCGGGACGCCGAAGGGGCACGCTCTAACGCACGTAAGGCATGCGGCGCACAGGTCGGGATTGACTTCAGCGACGATGCTCGAGGTGAGAAGCTCCGACTTGGTCAACACGGAGAGAGCGCGGATGGCCGCGCCACGACCCTGGGTAATCGCCTCTTCGGTAAACTGCGGGCTGTGCGCCACTCCCGCGAGGAACAGACCGCTGGTGCTGAAATCCAGAGGTCTGAGCTTCACGTGCGCTTCCAGGAAATGACCTTCAGCCGTTTGAGGGAGCTTAAGAACTTGGGAAAGCTTTTTTGCGGAAGGTTCGGGTCGAATACCCGCCGACAGCGCGAGAACCTGGGGTCTGAAGCGAACGTTTCTTCCGGATGTAATATCGAGAAAGGAGAGTTCGAGCCCCCCGTCGACCTGTTTCAATTGCGGGGGCGAATCCGCTTCAAAGCGGGCGAACAAAACGTTCTGCTCACGGGCCTTGGTGTAGTAGCTTTCCATAAGCCCGAAGGTGCGGACGTCACGGTAGAGGATCAGCACCTGGGCGTTCGGATTGCGCTCTTTGACGGCTAAGGCGTTGCGAACCGCGGCTGAACAACAGACTCTGCTGCACAACGGATTGTCGTCATTGCGTGATCCGATACACTGGATCATGGCCACGGTGCTCAGCGAGGATGCGAAACCGGGATCTTCTTCCAGCTTTTTGCTCAGTTCGACCTGGGTGATCACCGCATCGTTTTCACCATAGAGATACTCTGTGGGACGATATTCGATACCACCGGAGGCGATGACGGCTGCCCCGAAGTTCAGCTCTTTTGTTTCCCCTGCGTGCTCTATGACACCGGTGAAATTCGCCACACTGCCTTTCAGGTTTACCAGATCGGCATTTGTGAGCACGTCCACCAGGGGGTGACCCTTGACTTGTGTTTCGAGTTTTAAAGCCAGCGCTCGGGGAGACCCGCCCTGGAGCGTCCTGGGAAGATTCAACGCGAAACCTCCCAGCTTATCCGTCTTTTCGACAATGGTCGTTGGAATGCCTTGCTCGGCGAACGTGAGGGCGGCGGACATTCCCGCCACACCGCCGCCTACCACCAGGGCCTGGTTTTGGACCTTGACGTAGTGCTCTTCCAACGGCTCCAACTGTGCGGCCCGCGCCACGGCCCTGCTCACAAGAGACATGGCTTTCTCCGTGGCCTGTGCGGGCAGCTTTTGGTGAACCCAGGAGCATTGGTCACGGATATTCGCCTGTTCGAAGAAGTATGGATTCAGTCCCGCTTCCTTCAAAGTGCTCTGAAAAAGCTTCTCGTGAGTCCTGGGAGAACAAGCGGACACAACCACCCGGTTCAAGTGTTTCTCTTTGATGGCCTCTTGGATTCGTTTCATGGAATCGGTGGAGCATGTGAAGAGCAGATGCTCGGTGTGCACTACGTGGGGGAGCTTCAGCGCTTCTTCTGCCACCTTATCCACGTCCACGATGGAGGCAATGTTAATGCCGCAGTGGCAGACAAAGACACCGATGCGCGGTTCCTTGTCCGTCGAGACTGCCACCGGTTTCACCTCGGCGGATCGAGTTTCCGTCTGCTTCGGGGTCTCGAGGTACTTTATGGCTCCCGCTGCGGCGGCGCTGGCCTGAGCTACGGTTTCGGGGATGTCTTTAGGGCCTTGCAAGGCGCCGCACGCATAGATTCCTTCTCGGGAGGTCGCTACCGCTTCTCCGAATGGGTGTTCGCAAAAGCCGAATTCGTTCGTTTCGACGTTCAAGAGTTTCATCAACTGTCGGGCTTCGGGGCGAACATCCATGCCCACCGACAACACGACCAGGTCGAACTCTTCTTCCGTGCGCTGTTTGCTCCCGGGCTCCAAGTACTCTATGACGAGGTTGTTCGTTTGCGGATCAACGCTCACCTGAGAGATCATGGATCGCATCATTCGTAAACCCGCCTCGTCGACGGCTCGCTGACAGAACGCGTCGAATCCGCGTCCTTGGGCTCGCAAGTCCATGAAAAAGAACGTGGGCTGCAATTCCTTGTCGTGCTCTTTCATCACCATAGCCTGCTTTACGGCATACATGCAGCACACGGAAGAGCAAAAACCTCGGTCGCGACTCACGTCCCTGGAACCCACGCACTGGATCCAGGCTATACGCTTTGGCGCCTTGTCGTCCGAGGGACGAACCACATGGCCCTGGCTGGGTCCCGAAGCGCTGAGCATCCGCTCGAATTCAAGACTGGTGACTACGTTGGGATACCGGCCATACCCGTATTCTCCAACCTTCAGTGGATCGTAGAGTTTGTAACCGAGAGCCAGAACGATCGAGCCGGCCCG is a window encoding:
- a CDS encoding tetratricopeptide repeat protein, with protein sequence MRTRHGKGKHALFPVIGMLLVALFLSHCSSKEEKRDAFVKKGAALLEQGETKKAILEFRNALQLDPNYAEGYYQLGTALLKDGDIRGGYGGFAKALELDKNLDPARLEMAGLLVKANQAEKALETIQPLLAKEPGNPRALLIEAQASLVLKRPEQALDTLNKIDPDMVGKDALMTYAGAYSQTGETGRMKEYLRKYQEADPDNPVPYLLLTNQFLRENQFPKAEEEVKKLIERKKEDPSFHLLLTKLYLDTGKKDMAEAEFHRLMETYPEEPAYVLSYSSYLFKEEKYNDVRDLLQKGIERFPNSWKMAEALADIYMSQGNADEAIKTLDAFAQRTTDKEILQQALIKKGDALAATGHWSESEAVADRVLSDAPADARAHLAKGRALLRKGAFDDAIIHLRQAVDTLPDEPQGYLLLVDALAFSGNQELAVDELKRGVKRLPKDPSLRLALIRYYQRNKDWENALNIINEGLEQLPNNLRLMVQKGGVLAVSNKPDEAEQLFKQIIDTYPDENAGYIELGRLKLALGHPEEAVSLFKKGMDLKGDKAAPVSLIVETYLRSKEPDKAEAFCLELLKNDPDSAFLMSMLGNVYMAQEKYDKAEAQFKAAIEASPQWEQPYYNLTALYARTNRLQEAAERLEEAYAQKPDSLRVGFTLALLYENMTEFQKSIKTLESLVEKFPDVAIVNNNLAYLYSEHTDNPDLLKKAVDYAHRALDKAKDNPHILDTVAWVEFKTGGTEKAAGFIASAAAKAEKDPIIHYHAGVIYDKLGKKDTAREYLSKALELGLKGDDAKEAQRLLEKSA
- the pyrF gene encoding orotidine-5'-phosphate decarboxylase, whose amino-acid sequence is MDNLQPSDRLIFPLDVPDARSAETLANKLGEAVGVFKVGLELFVREGPSVLDRIRSAAPKSKLFLDLKFHDIPATVRGAFRSACELGVEFVTVHCDEGERLLATVAEENRGRTRILAVTVLTSLDTNDLTNLGFRSEFQNDPGKLVLLRAGMAQRAGCAGVVCSGIEAARVKKALGNDLIVVTPGIRPAWSVINQDDQKRITTPADAIQNGADYIVVGRPIRDAEDPKAAAEKVGDEIRYALERANH
- a CDS encoding CoB--CoM heterodisulfide reductase iron-sulfur subunit A family protein — protein: MATESNKPGVIVVGGGVAGIQASLDLAEMGHQVYLVEASTSIGGNMAKLDKTFPTNDCAMCMISPKLVECARHPNIDIRTMTEIVDLKGEAGNFDAVLRTRPRYIDPAKCVGCGICAQKCPKKIVDTYNEGLSQRKAAYIEYPQAIPLIYAIDPNECIYLQKGKCRACEKFCEQKAINFDQQPVEETIRAGSIVLALGYKLYDPLKVGEYGYGRYPNVVTSLEFERMLSASGPSQGHVVRPSDDKAPKRIAWIQCVGSRDVSRDRGFCSSVCCMYAVKQAMVMKEHDKELQPTFFFMDLRAQGRGFDAFCQRAVDEAGLRMMRSMISQVSVDPQTNNLVIEYLEPGSKQRTEEEFDLVVLSVGMDVRPEARQLMKLLNVETNEFGFCEHPFGEAVATSREGIYACGALQGPKDIPETVAQASAAAAGAIKYLETPKQTETRSAEVKPVAVSTDKEPRIGVFVCHCGINIASIVDVDKVAEEALKLPHVVHTEHLLFTCSTDSMKRIQEAIKEKHLNRVVVSACSPRTHEKLFQSTLKEAGLNPYFFEQANIRDQCSWVHQKLPAQATEKAMSLVSRAVARAAQLEPLEEHYVKVQNQALVVGGGVAGMSAALTFAEQGIPTTIVEKTDKLGGFALNLPRTLQGGSPRALALKLETQVKGHPLVDVLTNADLVNLKGSVANFTGVIEHAGETKELNFGAAVIASGGIEYRPTEYLYGENDAVITQVELSKKLEEDPGFASSLSTVAMIQCIGSRNDDNPLCSRVCCSAAVRNALAVKERNPNAQVLILYRDVRTFGLMESYYTKAREQNVLFARFEADSPPQLKQVDGGLELSFLDITSGRNVRFRPQVLALSAGIRPEPSAKKLSQVLKLPQTAEGHFLEAHVKLRPLDFSTSGLFLAGVAHSPQFTEEAITQGRGAAIRALSVLTKSELLTSSIVAEVNPDLCAACLTCVRACPFGVPRVTKDRVAEIDIAACHGCGVCVSECPGKAITLHHYTDKQLMSNVVGCA